A genomic segment from Bradyrhizobium diazoefficiens USDA 110 encodes:
- the murG gene encoding undecaprenyldiphospho-muramoylpentapeptide beta-N-acetylglucosaminyltransferase — METSPLILLAAGGTGGHLFPAEALGVELIRRGFRVRLVTDERALRYSGLFSKDMIDVVSSETARGRNPFQVAYAGLTLAAGTLSAYSLIKRLKPVAVVGFGGYPTLPPLVAAKFAGVPGIIHDANAVLGRANRFLSSRVRAIATSLPGVLDRDPALSGKTTTVGTPMRPAVLAAAAVPYAAPEANGPLRLLVVGGSQGARIMADIVPGAIERLEPALWGRLILTQQVRDEDMNRVRAVYDKLKIKAELAPFFTDLPARLASNHLVVSRSGAGTVAELAAIGRPSILVPLPGSIDQDQFANAGVLAKVDGAIRIPQTEFTSDRLASEISALAAEPARLTAMAAAAKGAGRLDAAERLADLVVKVAGL; from the coding sequence ATGGAAACCTCCCCCTTGATTCTTCTCGCCGCGGGCGGCACCGGCGGCCATCTGTTTCCGGCCGAGGCGCTCGGCGTAGAGCTGATCCGGCGCGGCTTTCGCGTCCGCCTCGTCACGGATGAGCGGGCGCTGCGCTATAGCGGGCTGTTCAGCAAGGATATGATCGACGTCGTCTCGAGCGAGACCGCGCGCGGCCGCAATCCGTTCCAAGTCGCCTATGCCGGCCTCACGCTCGCCGCCGGCACGCTATCGGCCTACAGCCTGATCAAGCGATTGAAGCCCGTCGCCGTCGTCGGCTTCGGTGGCTATCCGACGCTGCCGCCGCTGGTCGCCGCAAAATTCGCCGGCGTGCCCGGCATCATCCATGACGCCAATGCGGTGCTCGGCCGCGCCAATCGGTTTCTGTCGAGCCGCGTCCGCGCCATCGCGACGTCCTTGCCGGGCGTGCTCGACCGCGACCCCGCGCTATCGGGCAAGACCACGACCGTCGGCACGCCGATGCGGCCGGCGGTCCTTGCCGCTGCCGCCGTGCCCTATGCCGCGCCCGAGGCGAACGGTCCGCTGCGCCTGCTCGTCGTCGGTGGCAGCCAGGGCGCGCGCATCATGGCCGACATCGTGCCGGGCGCGATCGAGCGGCTCGAGCCAGCGCTGTGGGGCCGGCTCATCCTCACCCAGCAGGTGCGCGACGAGGACATGAATCGGGTGCGCGCCGTCTACGACAAGCTCAAGATCAAGGCCGAGCTCGCGCCGTTCTTCACCGATCTGCCGGCGCGGCTCGCTTCCAACCATCTGGTGGTGTCGCGCTCCGGCGCCGGCACGGTCGCCGAGCTCGCCGCCATCGGCCGGCCCTCGATCCTGGTGCCGCTGCCGGGCTCGATCGACCAGGACCAGTTCGCCAATGCCGGCGTGCTGGCCAAGGTCGATGGCGCGATCCGCATCCCGCAGACCGAGTTCACCTCGGATCGGTTGGCTTCCGAAATCTCCGCCCTGGCCGCCGAGCCGGCGCGCCTTACCGCCATGGCCGCGGCCGCGAAGGGGGCAGGGCGGCTCGATGCCGCC